In Papaver somniferum cultivar HN1 chromosome 1, ASM357369v1, whole genome shotgun sequence, a genomic segment contains:
- the LOC113316686 gene encoding probable LRR receptor-like serine/threonine-protein kinase At3g47570 yields MKNERYHPQLCVIAIFSSSNQIVDSQIKMSFLLVICVSTLVLSTFNFSPTSQYLIAETDRLALLSFKAKINDPLGILSSWNESSHCSNWTGITCSRRHPSRVTVVDLESLNLGGPISPYIGNLSFLEELHLTENHFTGEIPQEIGQLSRLKKLVLSLNNISGSIPPQLYNISSITVFAVTDNLLHGYIPPYIGNTLPNLRVFLIANNSFHGMLPKSLSNLSGLDVLLDVSLNHFTGPVPTNLCSLQDLTYLNLESNRLGTGKVDDLSFLDSLSNCSHLEVLSFCCNKFSGKLPNSIANLSTKLTRLNLGGNKIFGEIPSGIENLVSLNRLSMPANRLTGSIPDSLGKLTNLLEVALWDNQLSGHVPANICSNTQLERLFLDNNRFEGTIPPSLGNCSNLKIVGLSMNQLVGTLPKQLIGLSSLSMQLNLSWNHLTGNLPSEVGNLERIINLDLSNNQLSGEIPSSLGNCLGLQILNLNGNLFEGIIPPSLKSLKGIVNLDISSNNLSGRIPEYLESFASLVYLKISYNDFEGELPNQGIFKKLSAFEVRGNKKLCGGTPRQHLPSCPRPPGSGKQSKRFPLKRLLLIIFGTVFCLIFLGSLFIWFWRKKTAMKRSSSSSEDLVSNKFQKVSYKELLKATDGFSAENLVGVGSYGSVYKGLLMVNQEIKVVAVKVLDLQRRGASKSFIAECDAMRCIRHRNLVKILTSCSSIDFKGNEFKALVSEFMPNGNLEHWLHPTENREQLQWSSRRSLSFMERLNVAIDVASALDYLHQHCQTPIVHCDLKPSNVLLDDDINARVGDFGLAKFLGGVIINVESEHHTNSTSVGIRGSIGYAAPEYGMGSEVSTNGDVYSYGIMVLEMFTGKSPTDDMFADGLSLHTFAKTALRPDRVMHIDPTMTLSHIREEGNDSNNEIPINGESEAKLCEALTGIINLAILCSVDSPNERMEMAQVVKELQSIKSIYLSSVVSQ; encoded by the exons ATGAAAAATGAGAGATATCATCCACAACTCTGTGTCAtcgcaatcttttcttcttctaatcAAATCGTAGACTCACAAATTAAGATGAGCTTCCTATTGGTCATCTGTGTCAGTACCCTTGTTTTATCCACCTTTAATTTCTCACCTACATCCCAATATCTTATAGCAGAAACCGATAGGTTAGCCTTACTTTCTTTCAAAGCCAAAATAAACGACCCACTCGGGATATTAAGTTCGTGGAATGAATCGTCTCACTGCAGTAATTGGACAGGAATTACATGTAGTCGTCGGCACCCAAGCAGGGTCACTGTCGTGGATCTAGAATCCCTGAACTTGGGAGGTCCTATATCTCCATATATAGGAAATCTGTCGTTCTTAGAAGAGCTCCACCTTACAGAAAATCACTTCACTGGCGAAATTCCTCAAGAAATTGGTCAGTTATCCAGATTAAAAAAGTTAGTCTTATCCCTTAATAATATATCTGGCAGTATTCCACCCCAACTTTATAACATCTCCTCCATCACTGTTTTTGCTGTAACCGACAATTTACTTCATGGATACATTCCACCCTATATCGGAAATACTCTCCCTAACCTCCGTGTATTTTTAATAGCGAATAACAGTTTCCATGGCATGCTACCAAAATCGCTATCCAATCTTTCTGGATTGGATGTACTACTAGATGTCTCTTTGAATCACTTCACTGGACCTGTACCGACCAATTTGTGTAGCTTGCAAGATCTCACATATCTAAATCTTGAATCTAATCGTCTTGGAACCGGTAAAGTGGATGACCTTAGCTTTTTGGATTCATTATCAAATTGCAGTCACCTAGAAGTCCTTTCCTTCTGTTGTAATAAATTTTCCGGGAAACTACCGAATTCCATAGCCAACCTCTCGACAAAGCTTACCCGTTTAAACTTGGGAGGAAACAAGATATTCGGAGAAATTCCAAGTGGAATTGAAAACCTTGTCAGCCTAAACAGATTAAGCATGCCAGCTAATCGACTAACAGGAAGTATTCCAGATTCTTTAGGAAAGCTAACTAATCTGTTGGAAGTTGCCCTCTGGGATAACCAACTCTCTGGACACGTTCCAGCAAACATCTGCAGCAATACACAATTAGAAAGATTATTTTTGGATAACAATAGATTTGAAGGTACCATTCCGCCAAGTCTTGGCAACTGCAGCAATCTGAAAATAGTGGGACTTTCTATGAATCAACTTGTAGGTACTCTTCCTAAACAACTGATTGGTCTTTCTTCACTGTCAATGCAGCTTAATTTATCTTGGAATCACTTGACTGGTAATTTACCTTCAGAAGTCGGTAACTTGGAAAGGATTATCAACCTCGACCTGTCAAATAATCAATTATCTGGGGAAATTCCAAGCTCTTTAGGAAATTGTCTAGGCTTACAAATACTTAATCTTAATGGAAATTTATTCGAAGGCATTATTCCTCCATCATTGAAGAGTTTGAAGGGAATTGTGAACTTGGACATATCAAGCAATAACTTGTCCGGTCGAATTCCTGAGTATTTGGAGTCATTTGCTTCCCTCGTGTATCTTAAAATATCTTACAATGACTTTGAAGGTGAATTAccaaaccaaggaattttcaagaaGTTAAGTGCATTTGAAGTCCGCGGAAATAAAAAGCTTTGTGGAGGAACTCCTAGACAGCATTTACCAAGTTGTCCACGACCGCCTGGATCTGGAAAACAAAGTAAGCGATTCCCTCTGAAGAGACTGCTTCTAATAATCTTCGGAACTGTTTTCTGCCTAATTTTCCTGGGTTCCCTTTTCATCTGGTTTTGGAGGAAAAAAACAGCAATGAAACgttcctcttcatcttcagaaGATCTTGTCAGTAATAAGTTTCAGAAGGTTTCATACAAAGAGCTTCTTAAAGCAACAGATGGATTCTCTGCAGAAAATTTAGTTGGAGTCGGAAGCTACGGATCTGTTTACAAAGGATTATTAATGGTAAATCAGGAGATAAAAGTTGTTGCAGTAAAAGTACTAGATCTTCAAAGACGGGGAGCATCAAAAAGTTTCATAGCTGAATGTGATGCAATGAGATGCATTCGCCATCGAAATCTCGTGAAAATATTAACTTCTTGTTCTAGCATTGatttcaaaggaaatgaattcaaagctCTTGTTTCGGAATTCATGCCAAACGGAAATCTTGAGCACTGGTTGCACCCGACAGAAAATCGCGAACAACTTCAGTGGTCATCGAGGAGATCGCTTAGTTTTATGGAGAGGCTAAATGTAGCCATTGATGTTGCATCTGCATTAGATTATCTTCATCAGCATTGTCAGACACCAATAGTTCACTGTGATCTAAAACCAAGTAATGTTTTACTCGATGATGACATTAACGCTCGTGTTGGTGATTTCGGACTCGCTAAGTTTCTAGGTGGAGTAATCATCAATGTTGAATCTGAGCACCATACCAACAGTACTTCCGTCGGGATAAGGGGCTCAATTGGTTATGCTGCTCCAG AGTATGGAATGGGTAGCGAGGTCTCGACTAATGGAGACGTTTACAGTTACGGGATCATGGTGCTAGAGATGTTTACTGGAAAGAGTCCCACGGATGACATGTTTGCAGATGGTTTAAGCCTGCATACCTTTGCTAAGACAGCTCTCCGCCCAGATCGTGTAATGCACATCGACCCAACAATGACACTTTCTCATATCCGCGAGGAAGGTAATGATAGCAACAATGAAATTCCGATCAATGGAGAGAGTGAGGCCAAGTTATGCGAGGCTTTGACAGGGATTATCAACCTTGCGATCTTGTGTTCTGTTGACTCACCCAATGAACGGATGGAAATGGCACAGGTTGTCAAAGAGTtgcaatcaatcaaatctatataTCTGTCGAGTGTGGTATCCCAGTAA